The segment CCAGCACAGCTTCATGCCGCAAGCTGGCTGAGTACAGTGGCGTTTCCGTGGAGGAAGTCCTCTCCATGTCGGGACACCTGCCAACAATAACCCAGGCACCGACTGCTGAATGGCCGGAGTTCCGTGATTACGCCAACCGCAAGTATCCCAACGAGCTTGATGAGGACATTATCATCATGATTGAGGACCTCATCGAGCGCCGACGGGATAAACAGCGCGCCCGGTAAACAACCTGAGTGGGAACCACAACCATGGTCCCATCTTTAGTAGCAACGCCGGGACAACGTACCCAATAATCAGCCACTGCCGGAGCCGCAATAACGCCATAGCTGTATCCAGCAAGAGAGCGTTATTATGGGCTATTTCAAAAAGCTCATGGCGGACTATTGTGCCATGTGTATTTTGAGGCCTGCGCGACGGGTAAATGTAGCTCCACCTTAACGAGCAGGGTCTGTGAGACCAAGCCGGACTGCTCTCCTGACCACTGCGTACCTTCATCCGCTCATCCTATTTCTTCTTTGCAGGAACTGTCGGCACTTCCAGACCATGGCCCTCCACCGTATTACCATCTGTCAGTTCGGCCTATCACAAACGAACAACTGTTACACTTTGGTCCTACCACCACCCGGAGACAATATGCGCCTGTGACGTCTCATGAGAACTGAAGGACTAACAAATAACCGCAATGTACGTTATAATGGTCAGCGCCGGAGACGGCAGTGGTAACGGTGGCAGCACTACAATGTTCAACCGGCAGGATGGGCTACCAGACAATGCCCTGCCCCGGGAACAACCCGCGAAAGGAGTCCGGCCATAGAACAGACACCCGGAACAGAAGCAGTCGAAACAGCGCCCAGTATAGTAGAGTCGGTAGAGAGAATCGAGCGGAAGTTCTTCATTCCGCCACCGAAGAGCGCTTTAGCTTATACTCTGCTCCGCCAGGTCTGCCGCGCGGACAGGCAGTACCCGGCGGGACAGATTAACACCCTGTACTTTGATAGCCCGGACCTCGACCAGCACAACCGGTCAGAGTCCGGCGATTTCCGAAAAGACAAGGTCCGCATTCGCTGGTATGACCGGCTTGAGGACTACCAGGGTGAGGTCCCGGTATTCCTTGAAGTAAAGACCAGGCGGGGTTTTGCCAGCTCTAAAAAACGACAGGGATTCTCAGTACCGGTACAAAAGCTGGAAACGGCAAACCTTGGTGCCGGGATTATCGACCGCGCCAAACTTGTGGAAACACTGGCCCGGCTGGGACACTATCCGGAGAACCCCCTCCGGCCGGTTATCGTGATATCTTACTGGCGTTACCGCTTCACCGAGATGTTTACCGGGGTCCGGGTTTCATTCGATAGTAATATCCGTTCCACCATGGTGGCACGGGACCTGGGTACCGGGGAACGGGACCTTCCCCTGCGCGGTGGAGTCATCGAGGTCAAAGGCCCGTCTTTTGAATTACCTCCGGCTCTGAGGCACATGAAAATGCTTGATATCGACTGGAGTCGATTCTCCAAGTACAGTCACAGCATCGATGCTCACCTTCTACACCCGGGCATTCCGGGACGGCTATGGCCCCCGGGACGGGTTGTCCAGAGATAACACAGGAACCTATTAGAAAGGAGGACAGAACTTGCAGGACGGATTCTTAAATTTCTTTGACGGTTTACAATCCCCGGTGAGCTTCGGGGACGCACTCATTGCCATCGGTTTTTCCCTGCTGGCTTCAATAATCGCATACCTGATGTACCAGTTCTTCTATGGATCACAGAATATCGGTGCCGGTGTACACCGGACGTTCATCGTCGGCGGACCCGCCATCACCACGCTGTTCCTCGGTATACAGACCTCCATCCCACTCTCCCTGGGACTGCTCGGGGCGCTGTCTTTCGTCCGCTTCCGCACACCGGTCAAAGACCCTGCCGAGATTGGCTTTCTTCTCCTCTTGATAGCATCGTCAATAGGAGCCGCCACGGGCAACTTCCTGGTGACCACCATTCTGTATGTCATAGTCTTTATAGCGCTGGGTGTCCAGTGGTTGACCAGGAACCGGTTCTCGCTCTTCCCCCAAGGGCACCTGATGATTGGCCTTGACCAGTCCGCCTATTCCGATATTGAAACCAGGATGAATAGCTTGCTGA is part of the Dehalococcoidales bacterium genome and harbors:
- a CDS encoding VTC domain-containing protein; the protein is MERKFFIPPPKSALAYTLLRQVCRADRQYPAGQINTLYFDSPDLDQHNRSESGDFRKDKVRIRWYDRLEDYQGEVPVFLEVKTRRGFASSKKRQGFSVPVQKLETANLGAGIIDRAKLVETLARLGHYPENPLRPVIVISYWRYRFTEMFTGVRVSFDSNIRSTMVARDLGTGERDLPLRGGVIEVKGPSFELPPALRHMKMLDIDWSRFSKYSHSIDAHLLHPGIPGRLWPPGRVVQR
- a CDS encoding DUF4956 domain-containing protein yields the protein MQDGFLNFFDGLQSPVSFGDALIAIGFSLLASIIAYLMYQFFYGSQNIGAGVHRTFIVGGPAITTLFLGIQTSIPLSLGLLGALSFVRFRTPVKDPAEIGFLLLLIASSIGAATGNFLVTTILYVIVFIALGVQWLTRNRFSLFPQGHLMIGLDQSAYSDIETRMNSLLNNRLRGLRLETMSVLEDRVNLYYQYRSQRDFDWTAFTSELNQVATPAKLEVFIG